Proteins found in one Microbacterium sp. LWS13-1.2 genomic segment:
- a CDS encoding PspC domain-containing protein, giving the protein MPSNETVAAPAAHAAFERPALRRPRDCVVSGVSAGLARHLGWPVWVVRTAFLALAPVSGAGVLLYAWLWLFMPWDDVVPRAGGSADARSRGAAEKDRPGAPAPRDPALEDHDHGPQVPTRRAPVAWILTAASIVATLATVAAIAVFAGNGVVEASFPGWIGGVFVATVLAVAAGSWATLVDRRDPARGPRHENVVRAAVTVVLIVLLLAQLSTLQQVGVAGFVYALMPLVGIVLVYSSMLVDKWRELSGERVRRIREEQRAEMAAHLHDSVLQTLALIQNRAGASSEVARLARAQERELRAWLYDGDAPADSDLATDLRDYAAALELDYPVRIDVVSAGLPAERASGEVAAASREAILNAARHAGGDVSVYIEGNENAVDVYVRDRGPGFDLADVPDDRLGVRQSILGRMRRAGGSATVRRGVGGGTEVHLRFVTAPPAYAAGGGAAGTEGVHG; this is encoded by the coding sequence ATGCCCTCGAACGAGACTGTCGCCGCCCCCGCGGCGCACGCGGCGTTCGAGCGCCCCGCTCTCCGGCGTCCCCGGGATTGCGTGGTCTCGGGCGTCTCCGCCGGACTTGCCCGGCACCTCGGCTGGCCCGTCTGGGTGGTGCGCACCGCCTTCCTGGCGCTCGCGCCCGTATCGGGCGCCGGCGTGCTGCTCTATGCGTGGCTGTGGCTCTTCATGCCGTGGGACGACGTCGTGCCCAGGGCGGGCGGCAGCGCCGACGCGCGCTCGCGCGGTGCTGCGGAGAAGGATCGCCCCGGTGCACCCGCGCCGCGGGATCCCGCGCTCGAGGACCACGACCACGGCCCCCAGGTGCCGACGCGCCGTGCGCCGGTTGCGTGGATCCTGACGGCCGCGTCCATCGTCGCCACGCTGGCGACCGTCGCGGCCATCGCCGTGTTCGCCGGGAACGGCGTCGTCGAGGCGTCGTTCCCCGGGTGGATCGGCGGCGTCTTCGTCGCGACGGTGCTGGCAGTCGCGGCAGGCTCTTGGGCGACGCTGGTCGATCGGCGCGACCCGGCACGCGGTCCCCGGCACGAGAACGTCGTCCGCGCCGCGGTGACGGTGGTGCTGATCGTGCTGCTGCTCGCGCAGCTCTCGACGCTCCAGCAGGTCGGCGTGGCAGGCTTCGTCTACGCACTGATGCCCCTCGTGGGGATCGTGCTCGTGTACTCCTCGATGCTCGTGGACAAATGGCGCGAGCTGTCAGGCGAGCGGGTGCGCCGCATCCGCGAGGAGCAGCGCGCCGAGATGGCCGCTCACCTGCACGACTCGGTGCTGCAGACACTCGCCCTCATCCAGAACCGCGCGGGCGCCTCGAGCGAGGTCGCCCGCCTCGCCCGCGCGCAGGAGCGCGAACTGCGCGCGTGGCTCTACGACGGCGACGCTCCCGCCGACAGCGACCTCGCCACCGATCTGCGCGACTACGCCGCCGCGCTCGAGCTCGACTATCCCGTGCGGATCGACGTCGTCTCGGCGGGACTGCCGGCCGAGCGTGCGAGCGGCGAAGTCGCGGCGGCATCCCGCGAGGCGATCCTCAACGCCGCCCGCCACGCCGGTGGCGACGTGTCGGTCTACATCGAGGGCAACGAGAACGCCGTGGACGTGTACGTCCGGGACCGCGGCCCCGGTTTCGACCTGGCCGACGTGCCGGACGACCGGCTCGGTGTCCGTCAATCCATCCTCGGCCGGATGCGGCGCGCCGGCGGATCCGCGACCGTGCGCCGCGGGGTGGGGGGAGGCACCGAGGTGCACCTGCGGTTCGTCACTGCTCCGCCGGCCTATGCGGCGGGCGGCGGCGCGGCGGGAACGGAGGGCGTACATGGCTGA
- a CDS encoding response regulator transcription factor encodes MAEAPVRVVIVDDHSIFRSGLRADLDGSIEVVGEAGDAASAVTVIEATRPDVVLLDVHLPSGQGATASGPDAAGGEAVIRAAGRAVPTTRFLALSVSDAAEDVVRVIRAGARGYITKGSSGAEVSRAVHAIAEGDAVFSPRLAGFVLDAFGAAVGETAATSDELDRLSAREQEVMRLIARGYAYKEVAAELFISMKTVESHVSAVLRKLQLSSRYELTAWASERRLL; translated from the coding sequence ATGGCTGAGGCGCCGGTGCGAGTCGTGATCGTGGACGACCATTCCATCTTCCGGTCGGGCCTGCGCGCCGACCTCGACGGCTCGATCGAGGTCGTCGGGGAGGCGGGGGATGCCGCATCCGCCGTGACGGTGATCGAGGCGACGCGGCCCGACGTCGTGCTGCTGGACGTGCACCTGCCGTCGGGCCAGGGCGCGACGGCATCCGGACCAGACGCGGCGGGCGGCGAAGCCGTGATCCGTGCGGCCGGCCGGGCGGTGCCGACGACGCGCTTCCTGGCGCTGAGCGTGTCGGATGCCGCGGAGGACGTGGTGCGGGTGATCCGCGCGGGCGCCCGCGGCTACATCACGAAGGGGTCGTCGGGGGCGGAGGTCAGCCGCGCCGTCCACGCCATCGCCGAAGGTGACGCGGTCTTCTCCCCGCGCCTCGCGGGCTTCGTGCTCGACGCCTTCGGCGCCGCTGTCGGCGAGACCGCCGCGACCAGTGACGAGCTCGATCGCCTGTCGGCGCGCGAGCAGGAGGTCATGCGGCTGATAGCCCGCGGGTACGCCTACAAAGAGGTCGCGGCCGAGCTGTTCATCTCGATGAAGACGGTCGAATCGCACGTGTCGGCGGTGCTGCGCAAGCTGCAGCTGTCGTCGCGGTACGAGCTGACGGCGTGGGCATCGGAGAGACGTCTGCTCTGA
- a CDS encoding CHAD domain-containing protein, with translation MQRSRRSPTLGEVLGEIVRRAADEVEATLPAALADEPDGVHQHRVRVRRLRSVLGGFRDALDARAAERVRVAYAEWGRELGVVRDIEVRAEVAGEMLERAGIDDPDVQRRLVGTEQEAYSVAQQRLVELAGSPRAEERRRLLREFVDAANPVDPDRDAAEVLAAAVARQARRVEKAKSRLDGTDASYHALRKAARRLRYVAESARDAAPGVLTKEMDALVEAGDTIHDALGAHRDATLLAQRVDHEAALAGRAGELSHAYDRIAQVARDEAGERLGEVPHAMRLLKAAASRLS, from the coding sequence ATGCAGAGGTCGCGGAGGAGCCCGACGCTCGGCGAGGTGCTCGGCGAGATCGTGCGCCGCGCCGCGGACGAGGTCGAGGCGACCCTGCCGGCCGCGCTCGCCGACGAGCCCGACGGTGTGCATCAGCATCGGGTGCGGGTACGGCGTCTGCGCAGTGTGCTCGGAGGCTTCCGCGACGCGCTCGACGCCCGCGCTGCCGAGCGCGTGCGGGTGGCATACGCGGAGTGGGGGCGTGAGCTCGGCGTCGTGCGCGACATCGAGGTGCGCGCCGAAGTCGCGGGCGAGATGCTGGAGCGGGCGGGGATCGACGATCCGGACGTGCAACGGCGGCTCGTCGGCACCGAGCAGGAGGCGTACTCGGTGGCTCAACAGCGGCTGGTGGAGCTGGCAGGCTCACCGCGCGCCGAGGAACGTCGGCGACTGCTGCGCGAGTTCGTCGATGCGGCGAATCCCGTCGACCCCGATCGCGATGCTGCCGAGGTGCTCGCTGCGGCGGTCGCAAGACAGGCACGTCGTGTGGAGAAGGCCAAGTCCCGCCTCGACGGCACGGATGCGAGCTACCACGCCCTTCGCAAGGCCGCGCGACGCCTGCGGTATGTGGCGGAATCCGCAAGGGACGCCGCTCCCGGCGTGCTCACGAAGGAGATGGACGCACTCGTCGAGGCCGGCGACACCATCCACGATGCGCTCGGCGCGCACCGGGACGCCACGCTGCTCGCGCAGCGTGTGGATCATGAGGCCGCCCTCGCCGGGCGTGCGGGGGAGCTGTCGCACGCGTACGACAGGATCGCCCAGGTGGCCCGGGACGAGGCGGGGGAACGCCTGGGCGAGGTCCCGCACGCGATGCGGTTGCTGAAGGCCGCGGCATCCCGTCTGTCGTGA
- a CDS encoding UvrD-helicase domain-containing protein, protein MTDATPTAPVAGTIRPIVLDGGAAPRVGARSDEDLLDGLNPQQREAVTYRGQALLIVAGAGSGKTSVLTRRIASLLRNREAWPSQILAITFTNKAAGEMRERVEHLVGDSARGMWISTFHSACVRILRREAEQFGFTKSFTIYDSGDSRALIKRLVKEHEADAFGLTPAATQSKISKLKNELADAESYARTANMSDPAERVFVELFAAYQRELQRANAFDFDDLIAQTVFLFRAFPQVADVYRRRFRHVLVDEYQDTNHAQYALIHELTRPPGSDAAPLAGSGGMMIFEAEPAAEDGASLTVVGDSDQSIYAFRGADIRNISEFEKDYPGAKVVLLEQNYRSTQNILSAANAVISHNFDRKDKRLWTDVGEGEKIIGFTGYSQHDEAQFVADEIEALRRAGVDYSQMAVFYRTNSQSRALEEIFIRSALPYKIMGGTKFYERAEIKDALAYLVAVANPADEMAMRRIINRPRRGIGDVTIETISRYAVDQQITFRDALANSSALGVGPKIQAAIAHLDAVLAEATEIMLPASGELAPPTAVADGLQLLLNKSGYYDALRASKDAQDEARIENLDEMVAVAREFARNNPEGTLLDFLTEVALVSDADDLEDASGSVSLMTLHTAKGLEYDAVFVTGVEEDLIPHRISAGEPGGPQEERRLFYVGITRARQRLYLSLAMTRAQFGEVTVAMPSRFLQEIPLELLHWRQSPGDVNSRGGTQSRALNARRGGFGGSGSGKRYGDDLVPLARREPTGNLERFANKIPSKVRDNGDLELAPGDRIRHDDFGEGRVDAVTGEGAKRVAHVRFDSAGPKKLLIKIAPISKL, encoded by the coding sequence ATGACCGATGCCACTCCCACCGCGCCCGTTGCGGGGACCATTCGTCCGATCGTTCTCGACGGAGGCGCTGCGCCGCGCGTCGGCGCCCGTTCCGATGAAGACCTGCTCGACGGACTCAACCCGCAGCAGCGCGAAGCCGTCACCTACCGGGGGCAGGCGCTGCTCATCGTGGCCGGTGCCGGCTCGGGCAAGACCAGCGTGCTCACGCGGCGCATCGCCTCGCTGCTGCGCAACCGCGAGGCGTGGCCCAGCCAGATCCTCGCGATCACCTTCACGAACAAGGCCGCCGGCGAGATGCGCGAGCGTGTCGAGCACCTGGTCGGCGATTCGGCGCGCGGCATGTGGATCTCGACGTTCCACTCGGCATGCGTGCGCATCCTGCGCCGTGAGGCCGAGCAGTTCGGGTTCACGAAGTCTTTCACGATCTACGACTCGGGCGACTCCCGTGCGCTGATCAAGCGGCTCGTCAAAGAGCACGAGGCCGACGCGTTCGGGCTCACTCCCGCGGCCACGCAGTCGAAGATCTCGAAGCTGAAGAACGAGCTGGCGGATGCCGAGTCCTACGCCCGCACCGCGAACATGAGCGATCCTGCCGAGCGGGTCTTCGTCGAGCTGTTCGCGGCCTACCAGCGCGAGCTGCAGCGGGCGAATGCGTTCGACTTCGACGACCTCATCGCGCAGACGGTGTTCCTGTTCCGCGCCTTCCCGCAGGTGGCGGACGTGTATCGCCGGCGGTTCCGGCACGTGCTCGTCGACGAGTACCAAGACACCAACCACGCGCAGTACGCGCTGATCCACGAGCTGACCCGCCCGCCCGGATCGGATGCCGCACCGCTCGCCGGCTCCGGCGGGATGATGATCTTCGAGGCCGAGCCGGCCGCCGAGGACGGCGCGTCGCTCACCGTCGTCGGCGACTCCGACCAGTCGATCTACGCGTTCCGCGGCGCCGACATCCGCAACATCAGCGAGTTCGAGAAGGACTACCCGGGCGCCAAGGTCGTGCTGCTCGAGCAGAACTACCGCTCGACCCAGAACATCCTCTCGGCCGCGAACGCGGTGATCAGCCACAACTTCGACCGCAAGGACAAGCGCCTGTGGACCGACGTCGGCGAGGGCGAGAAGATCATCGGTTTCACCGGCTACTCGCAGCACGACGAGGCGCAGTTCGTCGCCGACGAGATCGAGGCGCTGCGGCGGGCAGGCGTGGATTACTCGCAGATGGCGGTGTTCTACCGCACGAACTCGCAGTCCCGTGCGCTGGAGGAGATCTTCATCCGCTCCGCCCTGCCGTACAAGATCATGGGCGGCACGAAGTTCTACGAGCGCGCCGAGATCAAGGACGCGCTCGCGTACCTCGTGGCGGTCGCGAATCCCGCCGACGAGATGGCGATGCGCCGCATCATCAACCGGCCGCGACGCGGCATCGGCGATGTGACCATCGAGACCATCTCGCGTTATGCCGTCGATCAGCAGATCACGTTCCGTGACGCGCTGGCGAACTCGTCCGCGCTCGGGGTCGGACCCAAGATCCAGGCGGCGATCGCGCACCTCGACGCGGTCCTGGCCGAGGCGACCGAGATCATGCTGCCCGCGTCGGGCGAGCTCGCGCCGCCGACCGCCGTCGCCGACGGTCTGCAGCTGCTCCTGAACAAGAGCGGCTACTACGACGCGCTGCGTGCCAGTAAGGACGCGCAGGACGAGGCCCGCATCGAGAACCTCGACGAGATGGTCGCCGTGGCGCGCGAGTTCGCGCGCAACAACCCTGAGGGCACGCTCCTCGACTTCCTCACCGAGGTGGCGCTGGTGTCGGATGCCGACGACCTCGAAGACGCGTCGGGCTCGGTGTCGCTGATGACCCTGCACACCGCCAAGGGCCTCGAGTACGACGCGGTGTTCGTCACCGGCGTCGAGGAGGACCTCATCCCGCACCGCATCTCGGCGGGGGAGCCGGGTGGGCCGCAGGAGGAACGGCGCCTCTTCTACGTCGGCATCACCCGCGCCCGTCAGCGCCTCTACCTCTCGCTCGCGATGACCCGCGCGCAGTTCGGCGAGGTCACGGTCGCGATGCCCAGCCGCTTCCTGCAGGAGATCCCGCTCGAGCTGCTGCACTGGCGTCAGTCGCCGGGCGATGTCAACTCCCGCGGCGGCACGCAGTCGCGCGCGCTCAACGCGCGCCGCGGCGGCTTCGGCGGGTCCGGCTCCGGCAAGCGGTACGGCGACGACCTCGTGCCGCTCGCGCGCCGCGAGCCGACCGGCAACCTCGAGCGCTTCGCGAACAAGATCCCGTCCAAGGTGCGCGACAACGGCGATCTCGAGCTGGCGCCGGGCGACCGCATCCGTCACGACGACTTCGGCGAGGGCCGAGTGGATGCCGTCACCGGCGAGGGCGCGAAGCGGGTGGCGCATGTGCGCTTCGACTCGGCGGGGCCGAAGAAGCTGCTGATCAAGATCGCACCGATCTCGAAGCTCTGA